One genomic region from Terriglobales bacterium encodes:
- a CDS encoding chemotaxis protein CheX: protein MDLIQPFINATDAVLAETLQCTTSIGTVSMEQEAYCLHGVAALIVVQGDIEGRIIFDLEPEAAKAVTQRLAGGNDSAATPEMVREAICELANQVIGNAVTVLNDQGFHFKVHPPEIHTASHGGASSEDTEALVMCFDTSSGMIFMNIAMRYNHRRKHDSVMVG, encoded by the coding sequence ATGGATCTAATCCAGCCGTTTATCAATGCAACCGATGCGGTTTTGGCTGAGACCTTGCAGTGCACCACCAGCATTGGCACAGTCAGCATGGAGCAAGAGGCATATTGTCTGCATGGAGTGGCCGCGCTGATCGTTGTTCAGGGTGACATCGAGGGTCGCATCATTTTCGACCTCGAGCCCGAAGCGGCCAAGGCCGTGACCCAACGTCTGGCAGGCGGCAACGATTCCGCAGCCACGCCGGAGATGGTGCGCGAGGCGATCTGCGAATTAGCTAACCAGGTAATCGGCAATGCAGTCACGGTGCTGAACGACCAGGGCTTCCACTTCAAAGTTCATCCTCCCGAGATCCACACTGCAAGCCATGGTGGGGCCAGTTCGGAGGATACGGAAGCCCTAGTCATGTGTTTTGATACCAGCAGCGGCATGATCTTCATGAATATTGCTATGCGGTATAACCACCGCCGAAAACATGACTCCGTGATGGTGGGTTGA